GGGCGCTTTTGCTATACGCTTAAGCTCTTCTGGATTGAGATATAAGTTTTGCTCATATGCAACTAAAAGCGAACTTTTTAACAAGAAACCAAAAAGACATCCTCAAGGCTCGTCATCGCCATGAACGGGATAAAAGGCTATGCGATAGAATCAAATCTATTTTATTGTTAGATGAAGGGTGGACATGCCCACAAGTAGCACATGCTTTACTCCTAGATGACGATACGATAAGACATTATTATAAAATCTATTCAGAAGACGGAAAAGAAGCCTTACTAAATTTGAACTATACAGGAAAGGTTTGCTGGCTCAGTCAAAATCAGCTTGACCAACTAAAAATCTATGTAAAAGAAGAAGCACCCCATTCGGCTAAACAAGTGATTAATTTTGCCAAAGACCGCTTTGGAATATATAGTGGTTCCGATTCAATCGTATAGAAAAATATTTTGTTTTGTGTTAAGCTATTGAGTATGAAAAAACTGATCCCTAGCCAGAGAGCTGACTTAGAACACAAGTTAAAGCATCCAAAAGACTATTCTGAACGGAATAGGCTTTGTGTAATTTTGGGCTATGATGAGGGTATCTCAACAAAAAATCTTGCTAAAACACTCCGGATAAGCCCTATCACTGTTCAGAAATACCTCAGAGAATATGATTCCGAAAATAAAACTGGAAGTAGCCCTCGAGGCGGTAGCAAATCAAAACTTTCACAAGACCAAAAAGAGTCTCTACTAAAACACCTACAGGAAAAGACCTATCTTAAAGTCAAAGGGATCATAGCTTATGTGCATGAGCAATATGGGATAAAATATTCCCAAAGCGGCATGACAGATTGGCTCATACAGCACGGATTTGCTTATAAACGTCCTAAAAAGATTCCTGGGAAATTAGATCCTGAAAAACAACGAATTTTCATAGAACAATATAGGGCTTTAAAGGAGACCTTAAACCCTGATGAAGAGATCTATTTCATAGATGCTGTGCATCCTGAACATCAGTCCCAAGCCGTATGTGGATAGATCAAAAAAGGCGTTCAAAAGACTTTGCAGACATCCGGGAAACAATTGCGATTGCATTTTGCTGGAGCTCTTTGCCTGACAGGAATGAAGATTTTTACAGAGGAATATAAGACAGTTGATGCCGATGCAATGCTCGATTTTTTCAAGAAGCTAGAAAAACAGACAGAGGCTCGAATTATTCATGTAATTTTGGATAATGCAAGATCAAACAAAAATAAGAAACTAGAAGAGTTTCTGATGTCTTCTAGGATTAAAGTGCACTATCTCCCTCCTTATTCGCCGAATTTGAATCCTATTGAACGCTTGTGGAAGATCTTAAAGGAAAAGAAGGTATACAATCGATATTACGAAACGTCGGTGACTTTTTTTCAGGCAATTAGAGGATTCTTCTTAGAAGAGATACCGAAAATAACAGATATTTTGAAATGTAGGATAAACGACAAGTTTCAAGTCGTTGACTTAAATCCCATTAAGCTAGCCGTTTGAATCGGCACTAGTATATATAGTTTTCTTTCGCAATTTTTCCATAGCCTGCGAGTATTTTCTATCCACGCAAAAGAACGCTCTAGAACCCATCTTTTGGGAATAACTGTAAAAGTATGAAGTGTATTTCTTTTATTATATAAAAATAGTGTTTTTCTGTAATCAATCTCAATAACTTATAAAAGCTGCCATAGAAATAGAGCTGTGCATAAGATGCCATCTACCGGGGTTTTATTTTGAATCTCTTGATACAGCTCTTGTTTTGTTTTTAATAAGGTTTTAATGAGTTCTGATTCCTCTACTTTAGCAGCAGATAGATGAACTACATCTTGAGCCAAAAAATAAAATATTCTCTGATCTGTTATAGCAGGAAGGGGATAAATAGAAGGAAGTGCTTGCCAGGTCCCTCCTCCATAACCGGTTTCTTCGAGTAGCTCTCTTTTAACAGCTTCTAATGGGGTTTCACTTTGATCAACCCTTCCTCCTGGGCAACTGAGCAGCCATTTTCCTGTGGGATGTCTATATTCTAAATTGATGATAAAGCGCCCATCCGCAATGCGGGCTAAAACAACTGCTGCAGAAGAGCAAAGATCAAGACGAGTATAGGTATTTTGAAATCCTGTTGGCCATCTTAAGGAATCAACGTGTACATCAAAAAAGCCATGATAAGCAAACTGGCTTTTTTCTATTTTAGGGATAGTGGTATTTGACATGGATAGAGCGTATTTCTTTATGAATGCGATTAGAGTAGAGTTTGGCTTTTTTTTGATTTCCAGTACAATGAAAAAACAAACGCAATTGACGAAATAAGGAAATCTTTTCCCAAGTCAAAGCTGTTTGACTCCAAGCTTTATTAGTTATTTTTCCCTGTAAAAAATAGCTGAGTAATAGCTTACTAGTGGGAAAGGGAGCATCTATTGCTCCTTTAAGATAGGAAATGGCTTTAGCCTCTGACTGTTTATAACATAACCAACAACCTATCAGTGGATAAAAAACAGAAGAATCATCTTGTAAATCTTCTAAGTGATAGTAAGTAATGAGTTTTTCTGCCGCGCTCCATCGATTTTGGAGCAATAACAATTCTACTCCAAGAGGAGCTAGTTGTTGGTTCTGGATAAATAACTCAAAGAGCTCTTCTGAATATAGAGACTCTATTTTATTTTTTAGTATCGTTTGATCAAGTAAGTAATAGAGTGCTCTTGAAGCATTTTTAGCCCCGGGAAATTGAGTGAGATAGGTTTGAATAGCCAATGGAAATCCTTTTTTGTGCCCTAAACAAGCAATTTGAATTTTCTCTGCTTCTACGGGATCAGAACAGAGGTGTAAGTTTTCTCCTACCCAATGGTCAAACCCCATTGCTAATAAACCAAAGAACGCATTGGTTAGAATAAATAGAGGAGGCGTATTTTCTAAAATTTCAATCAGAGTAATTGGCTTTGCTAACCAAAAGGCTAACTGGCAGCTAAGATCTGAATACTTCGTCATTTTATCTTGATTGTCTAAATGGATAAAAAAGGGAATTGGTTCAAGATACTGATTAAGTAGGGTAACAATGCGTTTGTTTTCTGAGGAAGTAAATAATTTAGGAAGATGGCGCAGAGCTAAAAGGGCAAAATGGTAAGCAGGTATGCGTTTATAAGAAGAGGTTTGATGTAGGCGCATCATGATTTGTTCAACAATCATTTTAAACAAAGGGTGCTTTGAGTATTTGCGGATACAGATTTCTAAACATTTAATTTCTTCTTCAATCTCTTGGGTCTCTTTATAAACAAGCGATTTGCCTAAATATTCTAAAGGAGCTCCGGGAGTATGGCGCAATTTGCTAAATTCATCCAAAGCAAATAAATACAGTCGTTCTCTTTCGCTAGATTTCTTCTGTACAGTTGCGTATTTAATTAAAGTAATCCCTGCGCGAAATAAAGCCTCCCTTCCCTCCATGCGCCCAGAAAAAGAGTTGCCTATTCGTCGATACTCTAACAGTGCTTTGCTATAATTTTTATTAGATAAAAAAGCATCGGGAATCGCTAAGCAATTAATCATTGCATTTTGACTCCCTAAGCTAATCCGAATATTAGAAACGGTAAAATAATTATCGTAGGATACTAAAGCAATCTGAGTCGTAGGCAAAGGAATCAAACTTATATAGTGACAAATTAGTGTGTGATTTAAATAGACATATAAATGGTTATCCATTTTATCGATCTGCAAACTCAATGCGATATTTTGGGGAATATCTAAATCATTTACAGTCATAACTTCAGCACTACCATAGAAAAGCCTGCAGCTCATAGGAGACTGATTGAACCATATAGTATATCCCTCTCGGAGAATCCCTCGTTTATTTACCTCAGTAGTAGTAAATAATAGTCCCATTCCTACTGAATGAGATTGGATGTAAATCTCTGTTTCAACTCGAATGTTTCCATTAAAGGAATCTTTTGAAAGCATTAATTGTAGCCATTCCATGACCTCTGGAGATCTTGTAATTGCTAGATGTTTAGTGAATAAAATATTTTCCTGAAAGGCCCAATCTTGCTTGCAATTAATATCTAGCTCAGATGTTAAAACCCATTCAGGTTTGCCTTCTATAAACTTTTTGAGCTCAACGATCATATCATCAACGCTTTCAAATCGATCAGATGCAATTGGTTGTAAACAGCGTTTTGCAATATCAGAGAGATGCACAGAAATATCTCTATAGGGAGCGATTTCTGTGGGGTTAATCCATTTTTCTAAATGCATAGTTTTACGAAAACTACGTAAAGAGCTTCGATAAAAAGGCAGGCGAAGGGTGAGTATTTGATATAGAATTACGCCTAGAGAATAAATGTCGCTTAAAGGGGTGGATTGTTCTCCTTTTGCACGCTCTGGTGCAAGGTAATTAAGTGTACCTGGTACTTTTCCTGGTCTTGTAAGATTCTGGTAATTTCCCATGAGCTCGGAAAAAGAGGTTTCTTCTTGGCCTATGAAATCAGCTAAGCCCCAATCTAAAATGAGCACTTCTCCATATTTTCCAACGATAATATTATCAGGTTTTAAATCTCTATGTAGAATTCCTTTAGAATGCGTATAAGCAATGGCTTCGCACACAGAGAGAAAAATACGAGTAAGCGCCATAATGGAGCTGCCAATAGGATGTTTGGGCTCGGCTATTTTCTCCTCTTCAAAAGCGGTTTTTAAGATTTTTTTAAGTGTTTCTCCTTCTACATAAGGCATCGTAAAATAAGGGATTGCTTGATCAGCATAGATGTTAAATACAGGGATAATGGAAGGATGCGTCAGAGTAGCCGTTACCCGGGCTTCTCTTAAAAAACGCTCTCTTAAAACCGCACTATCTTTTAATTCTGCGCGCATCCTTTTAAGGGCAACTAGTCGACCAGATACCCCTTCTTGGGCTAATAAAACCTCTCCCATACCTCCTTTGCCCAAACTTCGTAGGATTTGATAGGAACTAGAATGATCAAATCTTAAGCTCATGAGTTCAATTTAAATCCGCTAAATGCTAATATGATTTCAATGTTTTTACCTTTATCATCTTCAAGTGTTGTATTTGGTAGAGTTTTAGGTAGATTTTTGCAAGAAAAAAATGATAGGAGCTCAGCTTTTGGTTAAACAAATTGTACTAACAGGAGATCGACCAACAGGACCTTTGCATATCGGTCATTATGTAGGATCTCTAAAAAGTCGACTAGATTTACAAAAAACGTGTAGACAATTTGTTATGATTGCAGATGCACAAGCATTAACCGATAATGCAAAAGATCCTAAAAAAGTACGAGAAAATATTCTACAAGTGGCACTAGATTACCTTGCTGTAGGAATAGACTCTGAGCAAACCACTATCTTTATTCAGTCATTAATACCTCCTTTATTTGAGCTTACCTCTTATTTTTTAAATCTTGTTACTTGGAATCGTTTGAAGCATAATCCCACCATCAAGAGGGAAATTTTACAAAAAGGGTATGAAAAAAATATCGCTGCTGGATTTATGATATATCCGGTTAGCCAAGCAGCGGATATCACAGCTTTTAAGGCAGATATAGTCCCGGTTGGAGAAGATCAGCTACCCATGATTGAGCAAACCAATGAGCTTGTACGCCATTTTAATCATGCCTACAACACGAATGTATTCACTAGCTGTAAAGCGCTTACTACAAAGGTATCGCGCTTACCAGGTCTTGATGGTAAAGAAAAAATGAGTAAATCGCTGAATAATGCTATCTTTTTATCCGATTCTCCTGAACTCATTTCCAAAAAAATCAAAGGTATGTATAGCGACCCCAACCACACCCGAGTAGAAGATCCAGGCAATGTGGAAGCAAGTCCTGTTTTTACCTACCTTGATTGCTTTGATCCGGATCTCTCTTTTTTAGAAGACCTTAAACAAAAATATCGTAAAGGAGGTTTAGGGGATGCAGTGGTTAAAAAACGCTTAAACGAAGTTCTACAAGCTTTTCTAGAACCCATTCGCAAAAGACGAGAGCATTACGCACAAGATCCTCGTGAAGTGATGAATATACTCCAAAAAGGTACGGATAGGGCTAATCTGGTTACGCATCAAACTCTTATAGAAGTTCGTCAAGCAATGGGATTAGATTACTTTTCTTCATCATCTTCTTCCAGCTCATGATTGAGGTCTTCTTCCTCTTCAGCAAGGGTTTCTTCCTTGCCTTCCATGAACTCGCGAAACAACAAGTAGATCCCACCTGTAGCAAATAAGACAGGTAGTAAAACCTCCCATATATCAAATTGTACGGTGATAAACACTCCCACAAACACAAAGAGAGTAATGACCATATCGTAAAATCGCCCTAGTAAATACTGTCTAAAAGCTAAAGGCAATCCAATTACTAACATAATAGCAGGCCACCAAGTATGTAAGTAACTGATGATAGCCAGCCCAATCAAAAATAAAGCTACAGAGAATACCTTAGCGCGTCTTCTAGAAACAAGAGGGTGATACATGATTTTTTCCTTTTTCTTCACTCTAA
This is a stretch of genomic DNA from Candidatus Rhabdochlamydia oedothoracis. It encodes these proteins:
- a CDS encoding protein kinase domain-containing protein, whose translation is MSLRFDHSSSYQILRSLGKGGMGEVLLAQEGVSGRLVALKRMRAELKDSAVLRERFLREARVTATLTHPSIIPVFNIYADQAIPYFTMPYVEGETLKKILKTAFEEEKIAEPKHPIGSSIMALTRIFLSVCEAIAYTHSKGILHRDLKPDNIIVGKYGEVLILDWGLADFIGQEETSFSELMGNYQNLTRPGKVPGTLNYLAPERAKGEQSTPLSDIYSLGVILYQILTLRLPFYRSSLRSFRKTMHLEKWINPTEIAPYRDISVHLSDIAKRCLQPIASDRFESVDDMIVELKKFIEGKPEWVLTSELDINCKQDWAFQENILFTKHLAITRSPEVMEWLQLMLSKDSFNGNIRVETEIYIQSHSVGMGLLFTTTEVNKRGILREGYTIWFNQSPMSCRLFYGSAEVMTVNDLDIPQNIALSLQIDKMDNHLYVYLNHTLICHYISLIPLPTTQIALVSYDNYFTVSNIRISLGSQNAMINCLAIPDAFLSNKNYSKALLEYRRIGNSFSGRMEGREALFRAGITLIKYATVQKKSSERERLYLFALDEFSKLRHTPGAPLEYLGKSLVYKETQEIEEEIKCLEICIRKYSKHPLFKMIVEQIMMRLHQTSSYKRIPAYHFALLALRHLPKLFTSSENKRIVTLLNQYLEPIPFFIHLDNQDKMTKYSDLSCQLAFWLAKPITLIEILENTPPLFILTNAFFGLLAMGFDHWVGENLHLCSDPVEAEKIQIACLGHKKGFPLAIQTYLTQFPGAKNASRALYYLLDQTILKNKIESLYSEELFELFIQNQQLAPLGVELLLLQNRWSAAEKLITYYHLEDLQDDSSVFYPLIGCWLCYKQSEAKAISYLKGAIDAPFPTSKLLLSYFLQGKITNKAWSQTALTWEKISLFRQLRLFFHCTGNQKKAKLYSNRIHKEIRSIHVKYHYP
- a CDS encoding helix-turn-helix domain-containing protein, translating into MKKLIPSQRADLEHKLKHPKDYSERNRLCVILGYDEGISTKNLAKTLRISPITVQKYLREYDSENKTGSSPRGGSKSKLSQDQKESLLKHLQEKTYLKVKGIIAYVHEQYGIKYSQSGMTDWLIQHGFAYKRPKKIPGKLDPEKQRIFIEQYRALKETLNPDEEIYFIDAVHPEHQSQAVCG
- a CDS encoding helix-turn-helix domain-containing protein; the protein is MQLKANFLTRNQKDILKARHRHERDKRLCDRIKSILLLDEGWTCPQVAHALLLDDDTIRHYYKIYSEDGKEALLNLNYTGKVCWLSQNQLDQLKIYVKEEAPHSAKQVINFAKDRFGIYSGSDSIV
- the trpS gene encoding tryptophan--tRNA ligase, with the translated sequence MIGAQLLVKQIVLTGDRPTGPLHIGHYVGSLKSRLDLQKTCRQFVMIADAQALTDNAKDPKKVRENILQVALDYLAVGIDSEQTTIFIQSLIPPLFELTSYFLNLVTWNRLKHNPTIKREILQKGYEKNIAAGFMIYPVSQAADITAFKADIVPVGEDQLPMIEQTNELVRHFNHAYNTNVFTSCKALTTKVSRLPGLDGKEKMSKSLNNAIFLSDSPELISKKIKGMYSDPNHTRVEDPGNVEASPVFTYLDCFDPDLSFLEDLKQKYRKGGLGDAVVKKRLNEVLQAFLEPIRKRREHYAQDPREVMNILQKGTDRANLVTHQTLIEVRQAMGLDYFSSSSSSSS
- a CDS encoding NUDIX hydrolase — encoded protein: MSNTTIPKIEKSQFAYHGFFDVHVDSLRWPTGFQNTYTRLDLCSSAAVVLARIADGRFIINLEYRHPTGKWLLSCPGGRVDQSETPLEAVKRELLEETGYGGGTWQALPSIYPLPAITDQRIFYFLAQDVVHLSAAKVEESELIKTLLKTKQELYQEIQNKTPVDGILCTALFLWQLL
- a CDS encoding IS630 family transposase; translated protein: MKKGVQKTLQTSGKQLRLHFAGALCLTGMKIFTEEYKTVDADAMLDFFKKLEKQTEARIIHVILDNARSNKNKKLEEFLMSSRIKVHYLPPYSPNLNPIERLWKILKEKKVYNRYYETSVTFFQAIRGFFLEEIPKITDILKCRINDKFQVVDLNPIKLAV